From a single ANME-2 cluster archaeon genomic region:
- a CDS encoding 4Fe-4S binding protein codes for MNSYKRTIHTFINQIINSENGGMDIVRIIIDKDRCNGCGDCVVVCKSRNLEVRDGVCVASRPGECKLCMLCKVTCPVGAIEIEV; via the coding sequence TTGAACAGTTACAAGAGAACGATACATACATTCATAAATCAGATAATCAATTCTGAGAACGGTGGGATGGATATCGTCCGGATAATAATCGATAAGGACCGTTGTAACGGCTGCGGTGATTGTGTTGTGGTATGCAAAAGCCGGAACCTGGAAGTCCGTGATGGTGTATGTGTTGCATCCCGGCCCGGTGAGTGCAAACTGTGTATGCTGTGCAAGGTAACCTGCCCGGTGGGCGCTATCGAGATAGAGGTATGA